Proteins co-encoded in one Malus sylvestris chromosome 9, drMalSylv7.2, whole genome shotgun sequence genomic window:
- the LOC126582304 gene encoding uncharacterized protein LOC126582304 — translation MVGVKWKYVEANAAAYYYHGLILDEGNTEKFHGMAVAALQAADEYFKESKKACEAFNAAPPSSRNPPLWGTMKYLSEKIPKDASSKVRIKCDLYSHEKIMETAPTLPNFALALKPEKFQLPLVDPSWNMEHMNKGSNQLRNDRI, via the exons ATGGTTGGGGTGAAGTGGAAATATGTTGAGGCAAAT GCTGCTGCATATTACTATCATGGTTTGATCCTTGATGAGGGTAACACAGAAAAATTTCATGGGATGGCTGTAGCTGCTTTGCAAGCAGCAGATGAGTATTTCAAAGAAAGTAAGAAGGCATGCGAAGCATTTAACGCTGCTCCCCCTTCGTCAAG AAATCCACCGCTCTGGGGAACCATGAAGTATCTATCTGAGAAAATTCCAAAAGATGCTTCAAGCAAAGTGCGGATAAAATGTGATCTGTACTCACACGAAAA AATCATGGAGACAGCACCAACATTGCCCAATTTCGCATTGGCCTTGAAACCAGAGAAATTCCAACTTCCTCTAGTAGACCCCTCTTGGAACATGGAGCACATGAATAAGGGCTCCAACCAGCTTAGGAATGACAGAATATAA